The following is a genomic window from Mya arenaria isolate MELC-2E11 chromosome 4, ASM2691426v1.
CCTTTTTCTTGTAACAGTGTGCTTTATTCTGCCTTCATGCATAATCATGTGGGCATATTGTGCTATTTTTAAAGCGGCAAAAGTTAGCAGCGAAAAGGTGCGCCGGAACAGTACAATAGCATCTGGACTTAATGATTACCCTGAGTTTTCACTAAGAGGGGGTCGTCGCCACAGCTCAGCGCAAATTTTGATTCACAGACTAAGTTGCAGCAGCAAAACCGGGTCAGTTCTCTGGAGACGCGATGAGAGAAAGGCCGCGGTGACTAGTTTTATggttttattcacatttattttatgttggtTGTTATactttattatcattattctcGAATGCCTTCTAAAAGATCCAGATCGTATTGACCCCGTCGTAAAGACGCTGTCAGTGTTACTTGCCCTGTCAAGTTGCGCAATAAATCCACTAGTGTATGTGTTCCGCTGTAAACTTCAGAGAGTTGAATTGAAAAGCATCTTGggtttaaagcaaaacagtttcAATATGGATATGTGCAATGGAAATCAAAATGGGTCAAGAAGACCAAGTTTTAACCCGAACTGCATTCGACAGTCTCCTTGCATTTCACGGGAAGGTAGTCAAGAATCAGAGGTCATTGAAATTTTTCACCATGTCAATACAGCAGCGACATTAACCTCCATGATAATTcctgaagaagaagaaaaaatgcCAATGACAAAAGCATAAATGGATATTTATATAAACGTTGTATTTATCGTTGTACCTTTACAAGGTTGCCTtgcttttatgttttgtttctcttagtctgttatttaaatgttacgtacttaaaacattaaatttgttacattttattCCTATTTTGATATTGGTTTTGTACAGTAGCTTCATTGCCTATGGAATATTAgctattatatttattatcagCAGTTATGAAAGCTCAATTTTGAGAAttgttaatgaaaaacaaacaaccgTGATAAAAACAAAAGCTGCCCCTTGTTAATTTTTTCTGTCAGTTTACTTATCTCTTGATAACATGCTCCTATAAATATAGTATCCTTAAACTACGATCTATTTACATGGAACACGTAATGACTAAGTCAATATCTccattgtttaaattgtaaacatggTAGTTTTCCTGAAAAAAGGAAACTATTTTGAAGCAATCACTATTAATATTGAGCGGAGCAAAGCATgcatggaaataaaacaaaagtgtcTTTTTCCCCTGAATGatttttaacttttacttgacaatgcatttgtttgttaacatttgataatattttctgCCAATCAATTGCCTTCGTGTGTTCACCGGACAAGCTTTAtcacttgtttatatttatctatCTGGTTTGATGTCATGTTATTCCATTTATGTGTTCGCAtattatcaatcaaatacaAGTTAGGGTTTCAAAGACtatcatttaatatgaaataaataacttgTTAATTGTacgttcaaatatatatatatatatatattgacaacgTTGATTGCTTGATTTTGACACGTGAACCATCGATATGAATTTATTTTCCATCTTCTCTTCTGTTATATTGCTTTAAAGCCTAGAATATATTGCTTTTGTTATATTCTAGCAGAATCaaagaaaatcaaaatatatgcaAGTACGTGCTTTTCAATAATGGATATTGTTAATGGAGACTATCTATAGAAAAAGCTTAAGGAAatgcttttaataaataataattgcatGAATTAAGATTGTATTGCTTGGCTGCAATGCAAAGTCGTTATTAAGATTCTTATCACGCTCAATTTTGGTGCGGAACCAAATCATATTGTGGTTCTTGAGCGAATCTGatgttgattatgttttatgtaatccCGCTGCCAGTATAACACAATCACCGCGAATAGATGCCAAAAATCGTCCGTTTTTCTCAGCCAATCAAGAGTATAACTCGACAATAATAAAGTTTAGAGTTATGGGCATGGCTTCATACGGTATTTTTGTCACTGTAACTATTCTTTTAAGAAATGACAAAGGCTTAAGGTCTGAATAACGGCGCCGAAGACATCATGATTTTAACACTAACACTTCTTTTTCTTCGAATGTTTCATATTAAATTGCTTTATATTAGCATCTCTCAATTTCGAAACGTACGTATCCTCTTCAGTCAAAATCGATATAAATTTACTCTTTTAGTTTAATAATTTTGTCTGAAACAACATTCTCCATTTCCTGACTGTTTAAGGTGACATGGTACCTAAACTCTGATTGgaaaaaggaattaaaatataacGGCCTATCAACAGTTGATGATTTCTACCGAAAATGAATTTTTACAAGTATTTTGAAACTACCTTTTGCTGAGTAGAACACAAATACTACATACGTATGTACATTCATAGAAATCATCAATAATCATTGATACGTTTACTACAGGTGCAACATTATTTCACTTAAAGGTCAGTGCGTTGATATATCCTTTCAAAAATGATACTTTCCTGGTAAGAcattaaatgcacattttcaGGGAAATATTTTCTACGCCAAGAGATACATAGGATAGCATTGCGCAATTATCAAGAGACACTCGAGTTAATTAGGATCTCCTATGAATACACAAACGCAACAATGTCAATCGAGACTTCTAACACCCATTACCGGAAAGGATAGCGTAAGTTGCAGACAAGAACTGGTGGCGATTATTCTCGTTATTCCCACGAGGTATCTAGCTAAATGCAATACAAGGCTTTACATTGTACTACTGAAGTTTGTTTCTAGCCATTTGAGTACCTGAGATTAAAATGTGTGGAACTGCGGTGTACCTAATTCGTTGGAAGCAAGTCATTATAACTACAGAAAACGgatgtttgcatttaaattgtCATATATCTGTGTCcagtaaaacaatgataacgAGCACAGCAATAAAACGTCCACAATCCAGGTAAAATTAAACTCCATTCACATGTTCCACAATTCTTCCTTTCATTATGTACTTGAAATTTCCATACAACATTGACCACTTCAAGGTCAACGAAATGATCATTTCaagtttaaaatatgaaaaatacccAAACATTTGATTTTCCCATATCTTTTTCATAATCATATATACATAAGGACAATGttttcaaatcttttttataatgtttcagAGCGTTACAACGTATCAAAATTGCTATTTATGTAAGAGTCTCCATTCAATTTATAATGAGGCATACCAAATTATGACAGTTATGATAAACATCGAAACCATTTCAAAACCAATTCTGACTGTAATAGAACGCTGGGAGATATATGGTATTGAACCCTTGATCagagtaaaaaaatgtttctgtttttgtcttctgcgtcataaatgttaaataactaaaacaatCATATCGTCTTTCGGCTAAATTGGTCTGAGAACGTAAATCGTCTAGACAGAAACACGAGAAGCATCAACGAGTCTCTAGAGTGGATAAGCCATACGCAActactttataaatatacaaagatATAATCTATTTGTATGGGATTTAGATACAAACATGTTTGGACAAGTATTTTGTTCTTGTAAGCTATACAAACAGTTTGAATCTGTTTCTACCTTCAATGGGACACCAAAGACACCAAACAATATAACCAAAAGAAAGACACAACGAAGAAAActcacaaaaatgaaaaacagcaACAAGATACGACCGTTCTTTCATCAacaataacacaatggaaactacaaggaaAATACCAATACTcgaaaactgaaaaataaacactgttaagcggcacaaggcaagggcaaAAATGACAATGAACCAGATGCCCCATCATCACATAAAATACAACCAACATAAACAGAACGAAAACTCATTAAATAGCTTCATCGATGAATGATGGAACACGAGTCTACAATTGCCTCAAACTATTTTATATGGCAATATCCTCACCCTCAGGCTGTGTTACACATACCGTTGTAATGACTTTAAATGTCAAGAACCCGTTTACAGAATAAAAAAGTGCcatcaaaatgacaaataaacTATGACAAGAGATGAAAATAAGGACTTATCTATATTTCAGTTTTCCTGTTATGCTTGCATACATTATGCATTCTCATTGCCAACTCACCCTTGTTAAAGACTGGCTTTAAGTGaccaaatatgttatttttgctAGATCAAACTACTCCCAAACAACAAAATAGTCGGTTCTAGTGAGACTGTCATTGTTGGCAATGAAACGTGCGGCAAAGGAAAGTGCCACCTTGTCAATATCCCCACATCGTATCGGCTTCGATGGTATTTGATTTTCAAGAATCATTATGTTAAAAGATTCATTCAGCATAAAGGACACTAACATAAAGAACTGTAACAATATGGACAATCTGATTACGgactaaaacaacttgtttcTTACATACCATAGTTTACATTATACGACTATAAGATTATATTTGTTCGAGTCACCGCAACTTGCGCACCAGACTAATCAGCGTGAATGGCCTACAGAATCGAGACATAGTATAAACCTtaaggctttcttctcaattttgTTTACACTTTTGTTTTGAGCATACTTTATATGttctttgttttaatgcattacatatttggtctttgttgacgttgattatgctcaaatttgttaaactaaagtaattgtaaatagtatatagaattaaatattgttgaaaccAATGTGGACAATCAGCGTGAAAGTGTCTTGTATTACAGGATATTGAACAACGTGGCGCTTACTAAATCCAAGCTTAAGAGTGCATATTCAACATGACTACTTAAAGACTATTGTTCAATTCGTCTAGAGATCTGTGTTGTCATTGGCACTGCAAGCAAGACAGGCTCTGACGGGGGTCAACGTTGGCAGTCGAGCTTCTGGTTCGTGTATTATCAATTTCTATTACAGTTACTTGATATGTATTGTTAAACTAGGCGAGCCATCTGCGTTCCAATCATGGGTGTTAAATTCGAGGTCCCTGGTTCTGGATTCTTCCTTTCTTATTATTCTGTTTCATACAAATGTTACTTGCGTTTCATTATTAAAAAGCTGCAAACTCGAACAGCTGactttcttgttgttgttgctgtatGCAATTGGTTTGTTAAGTTGATGtttcattcattaattttatttaaaatgtgtttgccTGTGGTCATACCGACATCTATTAACCAGTGTCTTTGGAACTTATTTCCGACCTTTTCAAGGCACCGATTGGTTGATTTCGCAAAACGTACGGTGAACTTATTCAAGTTGATTTTACCATGAAAATACCACATATAGACAATGGCTGACTACAACAAAGCCCATCAATAATCAAATATCACTATCAATTCCTGGAGGATAAGGTAACAACGCAATTCTCTCTCCGGCAAAGTCATTAGGAACATAACACGCTCAGATTtgattacataattatatgtaacAGTATGAAGCAAAATGTCAGAAACGTCTTTTTTCTGTAACATCTACGGACTCACCATTCGCTGAGAActaaatttgtattatttatcggATTTTATTTCTCCTGATATAAGTACAACCAGACATGGCATAAGGAGCTCCTGACTGGTTTATTTAGTTCTCTGGTTGCTGTTTTCATACGAAATACCATTGACCTAAATTTGTTTCCTCTTCCCTAGATGTTTACATGGCAAAAAAGATTTATTGAATTGATAAGCACAGGCCTTCCAAATGAAACAGTTATCTCCCGAATGCAGATCAATTATGATAAATGGATTATTTTAACTTTCACGATCACTGAATGTTCTATCAAATTTTTTTCCTTGGTAGGGGTCAGCAGTCATATTTGGGACTTTAATAAGGCAGTGAGTGATTCACAACAGTCTTGATTGTGAGCGTCTTCTGGTGCTTGAATGTGTCGTCTTTTTGACAAACTTAATGGAAGATAAAATTTAGAACGACGAAAACAGTTCCACTAAAGAATGTACTTActcatattgataattttaaacacgTATGAGAAAGAACGCCAGGCTTAATTGAGTGACTACATTTTCTTCTTGAATGACTTGAGCGGTAGTTTTTGCATCTTACTTAGCCAGATTAAATAGTGAGAAGTTGTGTTACATTGTACTGGCTTTGCGGATGTTTTTTGCTTGTGATTACTTTATGCAAATAAGTGAGATGAAAACAACATCGTTAATATGATTCACATAAAATGTGCTGTATTGGATCGGCAAGAGGTAAAGGTCATGAGAACATGTTTAAGGGTTCATTAACAACGCCCGCATCAAGGGATGTTTTGCTCATAGAAATAACTTCAAATCGCACTTTAACTCATGCCTGTTTCTATTGAAACTACAAAGACAAGCCAAGTTACATGTTTGAACGAAGACAAAATACTAAGGCATTTCAGCCACTGGAACGTGAAACacagggatgcaaacgaatggcaaaatcgatattcgaatattcggtaattctttcgatcgaatattcgaatattcgataaaaattgaatctttaaaaagttatagTTATCTATTAACTTTAGTTATAAACCACGATACCCTTTTCTTTATCTGTCGAATGTTTCTAGTGTTAtcgtaatacaatacaatacatagcAGCGTGTCGAATATTATTACATCGacatatgaaatacatatctagcacataacaagcacatacaattcaatgaaatcacTCATCAATAAAATCATCACATATGATGGCCTTGTTcttattcagaaatattatcTTATCATTCAGAAATATTATCTTATCAACAAGATCACATGACAGTCTGTTTCTAAGTTTGTTAACAATGAGTCCGGCGCAGGAGAAAATTCTTTCTGATGGCACAGACGTCGCAGGTATCCCAAGCAGTTGGCGAGCAACATGTGCAACGCGAGGAAAGCGTCCCTCGTTCTTTTTCCATCATGCAAGTGGAGTGGCCTCCTCGTCGGAAGGTTCGTGCCGGTACCGACGCAGCTCGTCGTTAGCCGTCTTGGTCGTCTTTGGAACCATGAAGCTAAGACGGGGTCGTTTGGAGGGTGTTGACGCACTCTCGTCGGGGTTGGCAACCGAAATGGAACATCGTCCAATCTATTCTCGAGCGCGTCTTCCGTGTAGCGCCGCTGTTCCGTTGACAGGAAGTCCAGGTCTTTGTAGCGGGGGTCCAATAGAGCGGCAAGGACTAGGGTGGATGTGGCGGTGGCATCGTTCGAAGGTCGGAAGCGGCGACAAAGCTCAGCAGCAATAACACCCTTCACTTCCTTGACGACATGGGAATCAGCCTCGCATGCACGGAGTGTGTTGTCCAAAAGACTTGTCACGATGAGATAAACTTCACTGCATGACACGTTCTTCTCCGTTGGCATATACGAAGTCGTCTCAGTCAAATGACTGAGTACGTCACTCAGCTCGGAGACGACGGTCCACTCGCCGTCCTTCAACGACAGGTGCTGGTCGGCCTTCCGGGTAACCCGAGTGTCCAGCATGAGGTCGGACAGGACGCGGCGTTGCTCGTTCAGCCGGGCCAGTATAGCATGCGTGATGTTCCATCGGGTTGTAACATCCTGCACCAGCTCGTGTTTGGGCACCTTTAGAGTAGCTTGGCGCTTGCGCATTTCGGCCGTCAATGTAGTCGAGTGTGTGATGTGCCCGACCAGCTTACG
Proteins encoded in this region:
- the LOC128232404 gene encoding G-protein coupled receptor 161-like — protein: MQLNESTRNFSKDIIQNEDIFSDGRLDMSNVVIMTIFLFCIFIVSFAGNIFVFVIFYKRPVLLTISNRFIVNLSVCNILQTVAVMPFVLTSLISQEWLFGSFWCQASGFGMNLIFTASTFTLVLIAIDRYLAVAKPLHYSMTITSKRASYMTASVWISAILCSLPPLLGWNSYEFQRFKIACMTVSYSKHHRDRSYSLFLVTVCFILPSCIIMWAYCAIFKAAKVSSEKVRRNSTIASGLNDYPEFSLRGGRRHSSAQILIHRLSCSSKTGSVLWRRDERKAAVTSFMVLFTFILCWLLYFIIIILECLLKDPDRIDPVVKTLSVLLALSSCAINPLVYVFRCKLQRVELKSILGLKQNSFNMDMCNGNQNGSRRPSFNPNCIRQSPCISREGSQESEVIEIFHHVNTAATLTSMIIPEEEEKMPMTKA